A segment of the Synechococcus sp. MEDNS5 genome:
GGTTGGAGCGCGTGAACCAGCCAGCTTTTGCGGTTGCCCAGCGGTTCGGGGTGGGGATGGAAGACCGTGCCACCTCGCCCGCCCAGAAGGATCTGACGCAGCCCCTCGGGGTTGCGTCCGTCGCCAAGATGCACGGTGATACCGCTGGCGGTGGCGATGCGTGCGGCGGCCAGTTTGGTGGTCATTCCACCGGTCCCCCAGCGGCCGCCATCACCGGCTCCCTCCTCCAGTTCGGCGATTTCAGAAGGATGCAGCACATCGGTGATTGGTGTGGCTGCGCTGTCACTGCGGGGGTCAGCTGTGTAGAGGCGGTCCACGTCGGTGAGCAGGATCAGTTCGTCGGCGCCTACGGCCGCTGCCACAAGCGCCGACAAAGTGTCGTTATCGCCGAAGCGCAGTTCCGCTGAAGACACCGTGTCGTTTTCATTCACCACCGGAAGCACACCCCACTGCAGCAATTGGTGCAGGGTTGCCGAGGCGTTGTGGTAACTCCTGCGGTCAGCCAGATCCGAGCGCGTCAGGAGCACTTGTGCCACAGGAATCGAGCGATGCGACAGGGCTTTCTCGTACAAGCTCATCAGATGGCCCTGGCCGATGGCTGCTGCGGCTTGCAAGCCGGCGACGCTTGTGGGTCGGTGGGGCATCCCCAGGCGTTGACACCCCAGTCCGACGGCTCCAGAGGTCACAAGAACGACTCTGTCTCCGTTATGAATGCTCTTCGCCAAGCTGCTGGCCAGACGCTCAATTGCATCTGCAGTCGTGGCACCCGGACGCTCCCTGAGCAGGCTGGTTCCGACCTTCACAACTCTGAGCTTCATCGGAAGGAGCTCCCCAGAAGGAGTGCCAGGCGGCGTTCCAGACGCTGAACTCGATCGTTCTGACAGGGGAATCCTTCAGCATTCGGGGGCCTGACCAGAACCGTGAACAGTCCCAGGCGATTTCCTGCCAGGACGTCGGTGAAGACCCGATCGCCAACCATGGCGATCTGCGTGGGCGGGGTGGGCAATTGGTCGATGATTCGGCTGATGGCCCGTCTGCGGGGCTTGGATGCGGCGCAGGTGAAGTCGACCCCGATCTGATCAGCAACGGCCTTCACCCGTTGCCTGGAGGGGTTGTTGCTGACCAGATGCAGATGCAGTTGTCGGGAGGCTTCATCCAGCCACTGGCGCATGGCCGGTGGCAGCAGCACGTCCTTGCCTGGCAGGAGTGTGCGATCCACATCCAGGAGCAGCACTTTGATTCCTCGCCCAAGGAATGGTTCCAGTGGCAGATGGGCCAGGGTGAGACCGGGGTCCCAGTCGGGCCGCAACCAGTGTCGCTGCATCACTCCGGTAGATCGCGCTCGTCGAGTTCAGCCTCGATTCTGGGCTGGATCCTGTCGAAGTCCTCTCCTTCAACGAGAACGGCACAGCCATCGTCCATGCGTGCCACCACGAAAAAGGGATCGAGGGGGATGTAGAGCCCGTATTCCTGGTCCTCAACGAGGAAACTCACCAGCAGTTCATAGGTCTCGGACTCGTCGTCACCCTCCTCGTCGTCAGCATCTTCCGGTTCGGGTTCATCCAGTTCACCGTTCACGGTGAGGGTGACGGCCGAACGCACCAGGGTGAGGTCATGTTCCTGCAGCACCACATCAGCAACCGAGAGGATCGGCTCACTGCTCGCAATGCTGTCGATCAGCTGGGGATCCTCGCCATCGCGGAGCTTGAACAGGCACACGGGCGTGTCCACCGGAGTGAGCAGGGCAAAGTCCTGGCCATCCAGAGGGATGAGCTGCTCCAGGAAACAGAGCAGGTCGCGTCCCTCGCTGTCTTTGACGAGGACGGTGGGGACTTCACCGCTGGACGACGGGCCGCTTGAACTCATGGGGTCGTGGATGGATGTGAACAGGATCCTTCATTAGCCTCATTCCCGCCACGTTCATCGGGCGCCGCGTTGACCGGTTCGACATCCGGGCCCTCGGCTAACCACTGTTCCAGAAGCAATGCGGCGGCGGCACTGTCGAGTCGACCGCTTCGATCTCCCTGCAGTCCATGCCGATCAGCTGCAGCCCAGCTGCTGCTGTGTTCATTCACAAAGGCGAGAGGAAGACCAAGATCTCGGGCGATCCTTCGTCCATAGCGACGGCAGTGGTGCGCCTGGTCTGTGAGCTGTCCCTGATCATCCAAGGGGACGCCCACCACCAGTCCTTGCACGTTGCGCTGATGGCAAAGTGTCTGCAAGTAATGAAGATTCTGCGCATGGGCGCCACGGTGCAATGCCGGAAGGGGTGACACCGTCAGCCCCAGGCCATCGCAACCGGCGAGTCCGATGCGGCGCCGGCCGACGTCGAGACTGAGCATTGAGCGGGGGGCAGGCCTGGGATTCAACGCCTCGGTGCCAGGGTTGGGGTGGGAAGCGGAGGATGCTGCGGCTGCAGATGGCCAAGCATGGTTTCCAAAGAGCGGAGGCCTCCCGGTTCCCTCTGACTCACCCGTCTCCAGAGGCTCCGGCCCAGGAGTAGCTCTGATTTTTCGGATGTCCAGCCAAGGCTTTCCAGCTGGTTCTGCATCCTGTGATCGTCTTCATTCACGAGAAGCTCTGGGATTCGGCCTCGCACCACCCACCGGTGGACGATGTCACTGAAAGCCGAGCTGATCCGTGCATCCCAGGCGGGGCCACGCACGAATTCACAACGGGACGCATCCAGCCCCCAAGGTCGGTTGAGGAGTCCGGCGATGGCCACCGGTTCCTTGTTAACTCCCGCC
Coding sequences within it:
- the proB gene encoding glutamate 5-kinase — encoded protein: MKLRVVKVGTSLLRERPGATTADAIERLASSLAKSIHNGDRVVLVTSGAVGLGCQRLGMPHRPTSVAGLQAAAAIGQGHLMSLYEKALSHRSIPVAQVLLTRSDLADRRSYHNASATLHQLLQWGVLPVVNENDTVSSAELRFGDNDTLSALVAAAVGADELILLTDVDRLYTADPRSDSAATPITDVLHPSEIAELEEGAGDGGRWGTGGMTTKLAAARIATASGITVHLGDGRNPEGLRQILLGGRGGTVFHPHPEPLGNRKSWLVHALQPTGSLSIDSGACRAVTQRGASLLLVGITAVEGQFSVNQAVRVLDPDGLEIARGLTSIDSEQLVFRLNQASKPRTIGGSPVVIHRDAMVLITPTIRQPAS
- a CDS encoding YqeG family HAD IIIA-type phosphatase, with product MQRHWLRPDWDPGLTLAHLPLEPFLGRGIKVLLLDVDRTLLPGKDVLLPPAMRQWLDEASRQLHLHLVSNNPSRQRVKAVADQIGVDFTCAASKPRRRAISRIIDQLPTPPTQIAMVGDRVFTDVLAGNRLGLFTVLVRPPNAEGFPCQNDRVQRLERRLALLLGSSFR
- a CDS encoding DUF3727 domain-containing protein, encoding MSSSGPSSSGEVPTVLVKDSEGRDLLCFLEQLIPLDGQDFALLTPVDTPVCLFKLRDGEDPQLIDSIASSEPILSVADVVLQEHDLTLVRSAVTLTVNGELDEPEPEDADDEEGDDESETYELLVSFLVEDQEYGLYIPLDPFFVVARMDDGCAVLVEGEDFDRIQPRIEAELDERDLPE
- the ruvX gene encoding Holliday junction resolvase RuvX, whose translation is MLSLDVGRRRIGLAGCDGLGLTVSPLPALHRGAHAQNLHYLQTLCHQRNVQGLVVGVPLDDQGQLTDQAHHCRRYGRRIARDLGLPLAFVNEHSSSWAAADRHGLQGDRSGRLDSAAAALLLEQWLAEGPDVEPVNAAPDERGGNEANEGSCSHPSTTP